From a region of the Comamonadaceae bacterium OTU4NAUVB1 genome:
- a CDS encoding LysR family transcriptional regulator — protein MPLLTTAPTACPQGPDDATPCAGPPPPGAAPGGRTAASGIRRSTFDGLDLNLLRVFAALMRERNVTRAGAALCLSQSAVSNSLQRLRAALGDMLFERTASGIRPTSHGLELWQQLQPHYLQIEKVLTPEAFDPLTYEGAFTIAMSDYTAERIMPRLGAHLETHAPRVQLNLLPYSVANMFPMFEREGIDLAIGANRDDAQHARGLRASTLWPIHSRCLMRRDHPLAQGELTMARFLSARHLDVCLPGMTMPLYDNLLAAHGIRRNLILTLNHYTQTLAVLAATDYIGVLPVSLLDLSAYADRLCQRDPPIPMPERPLGLIWHQRHDSSSPQVWLRQVLIDLFAQPEGGAASSPPLPPR, from the coding sequence ATGCCACTCCTGACGACCGCACCCACCGCCTGCCCGCAGGGCCCGGATGACGCGACCCCGTGCGCGGGCCCGCCGCCACCGGGCGCGGCCCCCGGGGGGCGCACCGCCGCGTCCGGCATCCGCCGCAGCACCTTCGACGGCCTGGACCTGAACCTGCTGCGGGTGTTCGCCGCCCTCATGCGGGAGCGCAACGTGACCCGCGCGGGCGCCGCGCTGTGCCTGTCGCAGTCGGCGGTGAGCAACTCGCTGCAGCGCCTGCGCGCCGCGCTGGGCGACATGCTCTTCGAGCGCACGGCCTCGGGCATCCGCCCCACCAGCCACGGCCTGGAACTCTGGCAGCAGCTGCAGCCGCACTACCTGCAGATCGAGAAGGTGCTGACCCCGGAGGCCTTCGACCCCCTGACCTACGAGGGCGCGTTCACCATCGCCATGTCCGACTACACGGCCGAGCGGATCATGCCGAGGCTGGGGGCGCACCTGGAGACGCACGCGCCGCGCGTGCAGCTCAACCTGCTGCCCTACAGCGTGGCCAACATGTTCCCGATGTTCGAGCGCGAGGGCATCGACCTGGCGATCGGCGCCAACCGCGACGACGCCCAGCACGCGCGCGGGCTGCGCGCCAGCACGCTCTGGCCGATCCATTCGCGCTGCCTGATGCGCCGCGACCACCCGCTCGCGCAGGGCGAACTGACGATGGCGCGCTTCCTGTCGGCGCGCCACCTCGACGTCTGCCTGCCGGGCATGACGATGCCGCTCTACGACAACCTCCTGGCCGCCCACGGCATCCGCCGCAACCTCATCCTCACGCTCAACCACTACACCCAGACGCTGGCGGTGCTGGCCGCGACCGACTACATCGGTGTGCTGCCGGTGTCGCTGCTCGACCTGAGCGCCTACGCCGACCGGCTGTGCCAGCGCGACCCGCCGATTCCGATGCCCGAGCGGCCGCTGGGACTGATCTGGCACCAGCGCCACGACAGCAGTTCGCCGCAGGTGTGGCTGCGCCAGGTCCTGATCGACCTGTTCGCGCAACCGGAGGGCGGCGCGGCGTCGTCCCCGCCGTTGCCCCCGCGCTAG